Proteins encoded within one genomic window of Bacillus thuringiensis:
- a CDS encoding PLP-dependent aminotransferase family protein: protein MKIVLRKESNIPYYQQIYMQIIDRVQSGMLSHGDSLPSLRSLAEDLQISLLTVRKAYKQLEKKDYIRIEQGKGAYIHKHVKKDFKPIPYKWQQTKTINVMRSQYAMTQHRKYYDFSQAILYPRLLPNPFLANEMHKILNKDQMILATYGPVQGDYELRVEIVNYLNEHQKLVTDPSQLLITSGAQQGIDLIAQTLLKPGDIVLVESPCYSAALDIFINKGAQIIPVSLDNHGVRSDLIDDICQSKNPVLLYTNPTFQNPTGTVMSKERRMELIELAELYEFFIIEDDSFGEIYFEGATVPLPIKNFDTNGHVIYIKGFSKTLAPGLRIAALIADGPIFEWLYAVKGSMDIGSPLLTQKALLPFLRAERMKNHLEKLRTALQIRRDITIDMLSPLKEINFEIPNGGFNLWIALSNSIDPFTLLQKANEVDVSFLPGTACLLHNDINNNQFRISYSMLNEKDMLIGLEKLHDTIRNYKL from the coding sequence ATGAAGATTGTCCTTCGTAAAGAATCCAACATACCGTATTACCAGCAAATATATATGCAAATTATTGACAGAGTACAAAGTGGCATGCTTTCACATGGTGACTCACTTCCATCTTTACGTTCTTTAGCTGAAGATTTACAGATTAGCTTATTAACTGTTCGTAAGGCGTATAAGCAATTAGAAAAGAAAGATTATATACGTATTGAGCAAGGGAAAGGTGCTTATATACATAAACATGTAAAGAAAGATTTCAAACCAATTCCGTATAAATGGCAACAAACAAAAACGATTAATGTTATGCGATCTCAATATGCAATGACTCAGCACCGGAAATATTACGATTTTTCACAAGCGATTTTATATCCTCGTTTATTGCCAAATCCATTCTTGGCAAACGAAATGCATAAAATACTTAATAAAGACCAGATGATTCTAGCAACTTATGGGCCAGTTCAAGGCGATTATGAACTGCGGGTTGAAATAGTAAATTACTTAAATGAACACCAGAAATTAGTGACAGACCCATCTCAATTATTAATTACAAGCGGAGCACAACAAGGAATTGATTTAATTGCTCAAACATTATTAAAACCTGGTGATATTGTATTAGTGGAAAGTCCGTGTTACAGTGCTGCACTTGATATTTTCATCAATAAAGGTGCTCAAATTATACCTGTTTCTCTTGATAATCATGGAGTTCGTTCCGACTTAATCGATGATATTTGTCAAAGTAAAAATCCTGTTTTATTGTATACGAATCCAACTTTTCAGAATCCAACAGGAACAGTAATGAGTAAAGAACGGAGAATGGAACTTATAGAACTAGCAGAGCTATATGAGTTTTTTATAATTGAGGATGATTCTTTCGGAGAAATATATTTTGAGGGTGCGACTGTTCCCCTTCCTATCAAAAATTTTGATACAAACGGCCACGTAATATATATAAAAGGATTTAGTAAAACGTTAGCACCAGGACTGCGTATCGCAGCACTTATTGCCGATGGTCCTATTTTTGAATGGTTATATGCTGTAAAAGGTTCAATGGATATCGGTAGCCCTTTATTAACACAAAAAGCACTTCTACCGTTTTTACGTGCAGAACGAATGAAAAATCATTTAGAAAAATTACGTACAGCTTTACAAATTAGACGTGATATAACTATTGATATGTTATCACCACTTAAGGAAATAAACTTTGAAATTCCAAATGGTGGCTTTAATTTATGGATTGCACTTTCTAATTCGATAGATCCTTTTACTTTATTACAAAAAGCAAATGAAGTAGATGTGTCTTTTTTACCAGGAACAGCTTGTCTATTACATAACGATATAAATAATAACCAATTCAGGATTAGCTATTCTATGTTAAATGAAAAAGATATGTTGATTGGTTTAGAGAAATTACATGATACAATAAGAAACTATAAACTTTAA
- a CDS encoding NADP-dependent oxidoreductase, whose product MKVIVIDQYGSVEELKERQVLKPIVKNNEVLIRIFATSVNPVDWKIRKGDLQEQLHFSFPIILGLDVAGVIEEVGEDVDCFKIGDKVFTKPENIGKGSYAEFISVKSDLVSYMPTNLSFEQAASIPLAGLTARQSLVDYAKIKEHDRVLIHAGAGGVGSLAIQIAKSFGAFVATTASSKNEEFLKSLGADFVIDYKKDKFEELLSDFDIVLDTIGGEVQEKSFQIIKPGGTLVSIVHEPIQKVKGIKSGFLWLKPNGKQLEELSDLIVDGKIKPIVSKILPFNEEGIREAHILSEGKHVRGKIVMKII is encoded by the coding sequence ATGAAAGTGATTGTTATAGATCAATATGGTAGTGTTGAAGAATTAAAAGAAAGACAAGTTTTAAAACCGATTGTTAAGAATAACGAGGTATTAATACGTATTTTCGCAACATCTGTTAATCCTGTTGATTGGAAAATAAGAAAAGGAGACTTACAAGAACAATTGCACTTTTCATTTCCAATCATTTTAGGATTAGATGTAGCTGGTGTTATTGAAGAAGTTGGGGAAGATGTAGATTGTTTCAAAATAGGAGATAAGGTGTTTACGAAACCTGAAAATATAGGGAAAGGCTCTTATGCTGAATTCATATCAGTAAAATCAGATTTAGTATCCTATATGCCTACTAACCTAAGTTTCGAACAGGCAGCTTCGATTCCTCTTGCAGGACTTACAGCGCGGCAAAGTCTTGTGGATTATGCAAAAATAAAAGAACATGACCGAGTGCTCATTCATGCTGGAGCTGGTGGAGTTGGAAGTTTAGCAATCCAAATCGCCAAATCATTTGGAGCTTTTGTTGCTACGACTGCGAGTAGTAAGAATGAAGAGTTTTTAAAATCTTTAGGGGCAGATTTTGTTATTGATTATAAAAAAGATAAATTTGAAGAATTACTATCAGATTTCGATATTGTATTAGATACAATAGGTGGTGAAGTACAAGAAAAAAGCTTTCAAATTATTAAGCCTGGTGGTACATTAGTTTCGATTGTTCATGAGCCAATTCAAAAAGTAAAAGGGATAAAATCAGGGTTTTTATGGCTGAAACCAAACGGAAAGCAATTGGAAGAATTATCAGATTTAATTGTAGATGGAAAAATTAAACCTATTGTTAGTAAGATTTTGCCGTTTAATGAAGAAGGAATTAGAGAAGCTCATATTTTGAGTGAAGGTAAACATGTTAGAGGTAAGATTGTAATGAAAATCATTTAG
- a CDS encoding alpha/beta fold hydrolase, protein MTEKIFKINGIDICTESFGDPRNPAILLIMGATCSMVYWDEEFCEQLANSGKFVIRYDNRDVGRSVAYEPGTSNYTVTDMAEDSIGVLDAYHIDKAHLFGMSLGGMIAQIAAVKHPERILSLTLLATSVIGSDNNTRDLPPMDERILTHHANGVHLDWTNENVVAEYLVSGSRLLCGSKRKFDEKRVYNQVKQEIQRANNLLSMFNHALLQGDDAYEGVLHSIQAPTLVIHGTDDTALPFEHGLAIIDEIPNSALLTLEGAGHENHPDDWEDIIYTVTEHTSKV, encoded by the coding sequence ATGACTGAAAAGATATTTAAAATAAACGGAATTGATATATGTACAGAAAGCTTTGGGGATCCTAGAAATCCAGCTATTTTATTAATTATGGGGGCTACGTGTTCAATGGTTTATTGGGATGAAGAATTTTGTGAACAGTTGGCTAACAGCGGGAAATTTGTTATTCGTTATGATAACCGTGATGTGGGACGCTCTGTTGCATATGAACCTGGAACTTCCAATTATACAGTTACAGATATGGCTGAAGATTCAATTGGGGTACTAGATGCTTATCATATTGACAAAGCACATCTATTTGGTATGTCATTAGGTGGTATGATTGCTCAAATTGCTGCTGTAAAACATCCCGAAAGAATTTTATCGTTAACATTATTAGCTACAAGTGTGATAGGTTCTGACAATAACACGCGCGATTTACCTCCGATGGATGAAAGAATTTTAACACATCACGCAAATGGCGTGCATCTAGATTGGACAAATGAAAATGTTGTAGCGGAATATTTGGTTTCAGGATCTCGTCTATTATGTGGATCAAAAAGAAAATTTGATGAAAAAAGAGTCTATAATCAAGTCAAACAAGAAATACAGCGAGCTAACAATTTATTAAGTATGTTTAATCACGCTCTACTTCAAGGAGATGATGCATATGAAGGTGTGCTTCACTCCATACAAGCACCGACATTAGTCATTCACGGAACAGACGATACTGCACTCCCTTTTGAACATGGTCTTGCAATTATTGATGAAATTCCTAACTCAGCTCTATTAACCCTTGAAGGTGCAGGACATGAAAATCATCCTGATGATTGGGAAGACATAATTTATACTGTTACTGAGCATACATCTAAAGTATAG
- a CDS encoding ParM/StbA family protein, whose translation MSILLKAGADAGNNGLKLMVKGQDPIFIPSIYSLYIGEPTGLLDEGDVSLSELENHIDVTISSPSLMLNNVRYIVGEKVIQDQLKGTEVEKKSNKSTDELMVITILSGLAVSAMRQSPTSSHINIRYDLSVALPMQLITQEIAAENAKRYMGNHKVVFHYPNGRDVTINISIEYCKCLPEGASGTWGIVYDEEGNVVKHKIECEQNQVSEIDFVDKTLLSFDIGAGTTEEVVSLGVNFRPQLSKGLSYGVKETLLQIITRWNRKYPTKTIDSITEFNQIYLNDKHPRNALLVEESQPALLGLAARVATDIINKIDDMKDDPYVFIYGGGAVIIKNSLKMILKQKGRLTNVIFVDNPLFTNARGLLVYTCSPKYREHKQKELGFTNLTIS comes from the coding sequence ATGTCTATTCTTTTAAAAGCTGGTGCTGATGCAGGAAATAACGGTTTGAAGTTAATGGTGAAAGGGCAAGACCCTATTTTTATTCCGAGTATATATTCTTTATATATAGGAGAGCCTACAGGACTCTTAGATGAGGGAGATGTTTCATTATCTGAATTAGAAAATCACATTGACGTGACCATTAGTTCTCCATCGTTAATGTTAAATAATGTACGGTATATCGTTGGAGAAAAAGTAATTCAAGATCAATTAAAAGGTACTGAAGTAGAGAAGAAATCGAATAAGTCAACGGATGAGTTAATGGTTATTACAATTCTATCAGGCTTAGCGGTAAGTGCTATGCGTCAAAGTCCAACTTCTAGTCATATTAACATTCGATATGATTTATCTGTTGCTCTTCCTATGCAACTTATTACGCAAGAAATAGCTGCGGAAAATGCAAAGCGTTATATGGGTAACCATAAAGTTGTGTTCCATTATCCAAATGGACGTGATGTGACAATTAATATTTCTATCGAATATTGTAAATGTCTACCTGAGGGCGCTTCTGGGACGTGGGGCATTGTATACGATGAAGAAGGCAATGTTGTGAAACATAAAATAGAATGTGAACAAAATCAAGTTTCTGAAATTGATTTTGTTGATAAAACATTATTATCTTTTGATATTGGAGCAGGGACTACAGAAGAAGTAGTTTCACTAGGTGTAAACTTTAGACCACAACTAAGTAAAGGCTTATCATACGGCGTGAAAGAAACATTACTACAAATTATTACGAGATGGAACCGGAAGTATCCAACAAAGACGATTGATAGCATTACAGAATTCAATCAAATTTATTTAAATGATAAACACCCTAGAAATGCATTACTAGTTGAAGAATCACAACCAGCATTATTAGGTTTAGCAGCACGTGTCGCAACGGATATTATAAACAAAATTGATGATATGAAAGACGATCCATACGTGTTTATTTATGGCGGGGGCGCAGTTATCATTAAAAATAGCTTGAAAATGATTTTAAAACAAAAAGGGCGTTTGACAAATGTGATCTTTGTAGATAATCCATTATTTACAAATGCACGTGGTTTATTAGTATACACTTGTTCACCAAAATATAGAGAGCATAAGCAAAAAGAGTTAGGATTTACAAACTTAACGATAAGTTAG
- a CDS encoding DUF1697 domain-containing protein translates to MTIYIALLRGINVGGHKVIKMADLKRVFESIGLKQVKTYIQSGNIVFESEEGINFLKDRIQSEIKKEFDFDVPVMLRTHDEFINIIKQCPYEVHLLLEGESVHVAFLANVLSEEESSQLLTFKSELEDCYIDEKVVYLFFKNTIRNSKLMNQFQKLHTPATVRNWRTVNKLKAIVEGM, encoded by the coding sequence ATGACAATTTATATTGCATTACTAAGAGGAATCAATGTTGGTGGACATAAAGTAATTAAAATGGCTGATTTAAAACGAGTGTTTGAATCAATAGGGTTAAAACAAGTGAAAACATATATACAAAGTGGTAATATTGTGTTCGAATCTGAGGAAGGTATAAACTTTCTAAAGGACCGAATACAATCTGAAATAAAAAAAGAATTTGATTTCGATGTTCCAGTCATGCTAAGAACACATGATGAATTTATAAATATTATTAAACAATGTCCGTATGAAGTTCATTTATTGTTAGAAGGAGAAAGTGTTCATGTTGCTTTTTTAGCTAATGTACTTTCTGAAGAAGAGAGTAGTCAATTGCTTACATTTAAAAGTGAACTTGAAGATTGCTATATAGATGAGAAAGTTGTGTATTTATTTTTCAAAAATACCATTCGAAATTCTAAATTAATGAACCAGTTTCAGAAGTTGCATACACCAGCTACAGTAAGAAATTGGCGGACTGTAAATAAATTAAAAGCGATAGTTGAGGGTATGTAA
- a CDS encoding aromatic acid exporter family protein, which produces MKQDRKWNIAGGRVIKTGIAVFLTVLVCNFFNLPTIFAVITAIVTIEPTATDSIKKGLIRFPASTIGSAYAMTFTFFLGHQAISYALAAMFTIVTCQKLRLHAGTLVATLTAVAMIPITADHYFTAFLIRLATTSTGIIVSTLVNFFIFPPHYTKTIFGCTEDLFAKTANIIEEWITALVAGRGMKKETAQDLSKLTLLLHKAIQFVQYEQKDWKYHQHTKKEMRNFLTMQKQLHILQQIIYHIDNLARVSIETCDWSQREKEILQQTIHSIIAILRNHCNEINEEHFKLFAELDKQFWSYKNDLKDYKPNHYHHHFLSESIILFEVLSIHDMLEELKQISEKYE; this is translated from the coding sequence TTGAAACAAGATAGAAAATGGAATATCGCTGGAGGAAGAGTGATTAAAACTGGGATTGCAGTTTTTCTTACAGTGTTAGTTTGTAATTTTTTTAACCTCCCAACTATTTTTGCTGTAATAACAGCAATTGTTACAATTGAACCAACTGCAACAGACTCAATAAAAAAAGGACTTATTCGCTTTCCGGCCTCAACAATTGGATCTGCATATGCCATGACTTTCACATTTTTCCTAGGTCATCAAGCAATTTCTTATGCATTAGCTGCGATGTTTACGATCGTTACATGTCAAAAACTAAGGTTACACGCGGGAACTTTAGTCGCAACTTTAACTGCTGTAGCTATGATTCCAATTACGGCAGATCATTATTTTACTGCATTTTTAATTCGTTTAGCTACTACATCTACTGGTATTATAGTATCTACTTTAGTGAATTTTTTCATTTTTCCTCCCCACTACACGAAAACGATTTTTGGATGTACAGAGGATCTATTTGCTAAAACAGCAAATATTATAGAAGAATGGATTACTGCATTAGTTGCAGGAAGAGGTATGAAAAAGGAGACTGCTCAGGATCTATCTAAATTGACTTTATTATTGCATAAGGCGATACAATTTGTTCAATATGAGCAGAAAGATTGGAAATATCATCAACATACAAAGAAGGAAATGAGAAATTTTTTAACGATGCAGAAGCAACTTCATATATTACAGCAAATCATTTACCATATAGATAATTTAGCTCGAGTGTCAATTGAGACTTGTGACTGGTCACAAAGGGAAAAGGAAATATTACAACAAACAATTCATTCTATAATTGCTATATTGAGAAACCATTGTAATGAAATTAATGAGGAACATTTTAAACTTTTTGCTGAATTAGACAAGCAATTTTGGAGTTATAAAAATGATTTAAAAGATTATAAACCAAATCATTATCATCACCATTTTTTAAGTGAATCTATTATTTTATTTGAGGTATTATCTATTCATGATATGTTAGAAGAATTAAAACAAATATCCGAGAAATATGAGTAG
- a CDS encoding GNAT family N-acetyltransferase, translated as MGEFSMNIHTGEIQLVPYKEKYKEVIQTFTLPSEQVQFTSDPSALLEKAKSDRTKNVIVILDYNGVPVGLFALQTGDRVKEFTDNEDALLLTSFSINHNRQKKGYAKKSLLLLKEFVKRYFPIKNEVVLAVNERNIPAQNLYAKVGFQDKGFRRMGPIGQQIIMHLPIMK; from the coding sequence ATGGGAGAGTTTAGCATGAACATACACACAGGGGAAATTCAATTAGTTCCGTATAAGGAGAAATATAAAGAAGTTATACAAACATTTACTTTACCAAGTGAACAAGTTCAGTTTACATCAGATCCAAGCGCATTACTGGAGAAAGCAAAAAGTGATCGTACAAAAAATGTGATTGTTATTTTAGATTACAATGGGGTACCGGTGGGTCTTTTCGCATTGCAAACAGGAGATAGAGTAAAGGAGTTCACAGATAATGAGGATGCTTTACTTTTAACGTCATTTTCTATTAATCACAATAGACAAAAAAAGGGATACGCTAAAAAGTCATTGTTATTATTAAAAGAGTTTGTAAAACGTTATTTTCCAATAAAAAATGAAGTTGTACTTGCTGTGAATGAAAGAAATATTCCTGCACAAAATTTATATGCAAAAGTCGGCTTCCAAGATAAAGGTTTTAGAAGAATGGGACCAATTGGCCAACAAATAATAATGCATTTACCTATAATGAAATAA
- a CDS encoding YhcN/YlaJ family sporulation lipoprotein yields the protein MKILIYILMLCLFITGCSIGKKDNPNEKPEQKNVSTKNVNYTNKSNKPNEKAADHLASLAASVPGVNDATAVVVGKYAIVGIDVKAKLDRTRVESIKYSVAESLKNDPDGANVVVVADVDTYERLKQIGKQIKKGKTGEGILDELAAIVGRVMPQVPNDMIENRETNPIKDNDKQLPKDEEQELRKEQDDQSNNHLNK from the coding sequence ATGAAAATTCTAATATATATATTGATGCTTTGCTTGTTTATAACTGGATGCAGTATTGGAAAAAAAGATAATCCAAACGAAAAGCCAGAACAAAAAAATGTTTCGACGAAAAATGTTAATTATACGAACAAATCAAATAAGCCAAATGAAAAAGCAGCGGACCATTTAGCATCTTTAGCCGCGAGTGTGCCAGGAGTGAATGATGCGACAGCTGTAGTAGTCGGCAAATATGCAATTGTAGGTATAGACGTAAAAGCAAAACTTGATCGAACTCGTGTTGAATCAATTAAATACTCTGTTGCAGAAAGTTTAAAAAATGACCCTGACGGTGCTAATGTAGTCGTTGTAGCAGATGTTGATACGTATGAACGCCTCAAACAAATTGGAAAGCAAATAAAAAAAGGTAAAACAGGTGAAGGTATATTAGATGAATTAGCGGCTATTGTGGGCCGAGTAATGCCACAAGTTCCAAATGATATGATAGAAAATAGAGAAACGAATCCAATTAAAGATAATGATAAACAATTACCCAAAGATGAAGAACAAGAGTTAAGAAAAGAACAGGATGATCAATCAAATAATCATTTGAATAAATGA
- the ypeB gene encoding germination protein YpeB, translating into MLRGIIIVLLTVGVVGTGYWGYKEHQEKNAVLIRAENSYQRAFHDLAYEVDLLHDKIGTTLAMNSRASLSPALADVWRLTSEARSDVGQLPLTLMPFNKTEEFLANIGDFSYRAAIRDLEKEPLNDQEYKTLQTLYSNAGNIQDELRKVQHLVLKNNLRWMDVEMALASNRDPADNTIIDGLKTVEKNVTSYSSTNFGPTFTSAQKNKKGGFEAEGKAISKDEAAKIAKSFLNLKGNEKVEVEKSGKGAKESFYSVKIKDPATNNEFYMDITGKGGYPIWVMNNREIKEQKISLNDAGNKGLTFLKDHKFNNMELYDSSQYDNVGVFTYVVNENGVRIYPEAIQMKIALDDGSIVGFSAKEYLASHQKRTVPSAKLTAAEARKKINPDVKVMEERKAVVVNDLHNEVLCYEFVGTLGKDTYQIFINANSGAEEKVKKMQAVEKIYD; encoded by the coding sequence ATGTTACGAGGTATTATAATCGTATTATTAACAGTTGGTGTAGTTGGGACAGGATACTGGGGCTATAAAGAGCATCAAGAGAAGAATGCAGTATTAATTCGGGCAGAAAATAGCTATCAACGTGCGTTTCATGATTTAGCGTATGAGGTTGATTTATTGCACGACAAAATTGGAACAACGCTTGCGATGAATTCACGCGCATCTTTATCGCCTGCATTAGCAGATGTATGGAGATTAACATCGGAAGCTCGTTCGGATGTAGGACAACTTCCTTTAACATTAATGCCTTTTAATAAAACGGAAGAATTTTTAGCGAATATCGGTGATTTTAGTTACCGTGCAGCCATTCGTGATTTAGAAAAAGAGCCATTAAATGATCAAGAATACAAAACGTTGCAAACTTTATATTCCAATGCAGGGAATATACAAGATGAACTAAGAAAGGTGCAACATCTTGTTTTGAAAAACAATTTACGCTGGATGGATGTTGAGATGGCCCTCGCATCAAATCGTGATCCTGCAGACAATACAATTATTGACGGATTAAAGACAGTAGAAAAAAATGTAACATCATATTCATCTACAAACTTCGGACCTACCTTTACAAGTGCGCAAAAAAATAAAAAAGGTGGATTTGAAGCAGAAGGAAAAGCAATTTCAAAAGATGAAGCGGCGAAAATCGCAAAATCGTTTTTGAATTTAAAAGGAAATGAAAAAGTAGAAGTCGAGAAAAGCGGAAAAGGTGCAAAAGAATCTTTCTATAGTGTGAAAATTAAAGACCCAGCAACCAATAATGAGTTTTATATGGATATTACCGGAAAAGGCGGATATCCAATTTGGGTTATGAATAACCGAGAAATTAAAGAACAGAAAATTAGTTTAAACGATGCAGGAAATAAAGGTTTGACATTTTTAAAGGACCACAAGTTTAACAATATGGAGCTTTATGATAGTTCACAATATGATAATGTTGGTGTATTTACGTATGTAGTAAATGAGAATGGCGTACGAATTTATCCAGAAGCAATTCAAATGAAAATTGCTCTAGATGACGGTTCTATCGTTGGATTCTCCGCAAAAGAATATTTAGCATCACATCAAAAACGAACAGTTCCATCAGCAAAACTAACTGCAGCAGAAGCAAGAAAGAAAATTAATCCAGATGTGAAAGTTATGGAAGAGCGTAAAGCTGTCGTAGTAAATGATTTGCATAACGAAGTACTTTGCTATGAATTTGTAGGTACGTTAGGGAAAGATACGTACCAAATTTTCATTAATGCAAATAGCGGGGCAGAAGAAAAAGTGAAGAAAATGCAAGCTGTTGAAAAAATTTATGATTAA